A window of the uncultured Methanobrevibacter sp. genome harbors these coding sequences:
- a CDS encoding right-handed parallel beta-helix repeat-containing protein — MKGKKLIVIMAIVILMFTIQASCALEDDNNFNLTQTVDIEDNKVQIDDLGKELVVSQENVSNEVSVSSQKEVSNGREVLGASDDEELQVSNDNEVLGRPIYVTDNTLNGLKNAITSANNGDSIFLNGLTYTGSFSTLDIGKRITIYGGSSPNDDTRATIDTSKFNYAKNSNRFLISTYPVTLIGINFVNHPVSPTTGNEVYRGHFLRVMSGLTMKNCDFINIGVFQKSYLIDFSGFSYPTRIDNCQFINNSASILIATGSSTSSFTANNNRFINNSGTINDVNTTNSLGLCIKVQTRGSTFDNNTFINNTNAVHGAAYCVNAKDVVITNNHIENNQASYGAGIECHLGYVTVRNTTFINNEASGYNGNAPGRSGTGGAIAFTGPYNYLDNCTFINNTAENYGGAMDIHRVNKGTEAHYTTVVNSRFENNVAQNKFAGAVYIEGDYATIDGCNFTNNSAPTGGAIQLIGSDAQIIDSNFIENEAITGGACYVNGYGANVIGSKFENNRATHDLDSSITDDPSKMTCGGAMYVESNDVSIIDSSFSDNIAHGNFSDNTGLGGALYILGQNPNFHNDNFTNNDAIRGGAVYIEGNNIGASVINLNNNTAIEGGAVYIKGNDINLDYFNATANNAIQGGAIYIEGENTDVTNSIFENNNVTRDIDLSKTGAESLFTMGGAIYIEGNHVNIYDNNTFRRNIAYGTSSNGGLGGAIAVNGNNTNIYDDKFTLNEATRGGAIYVRGTNATVKDMYFTTNNAIQGGAIYIEGTNANITHNTFYDNNATHDLSFPQSSELQNLPTKGGAISVSGDYANIVDNNFTYNAAITQNPTGGQGGAIAIDGYHTNIYDNIFDDNEAIVGGALYITGTNTTIDLVNFTRNNAIQGGAVYIRGVNTTVVNSEFINNNATHNLTYSLTPEIYSIPTIGGAISVEGNNTVLKDINFYNNTAIGIHLDGGYGGAASLNGYDTEIIDVFFDGNQAIRGGAVYVNGTLNTLNDTDFINNAAIRGGAVYNSASSTTIVNSKYINNTATHDLRFKVNDVLYNLTTMGGAVAIRGFSVNATTCEFINNTAIGIFENGGLGGAIAVNGSDNYIFNSTFKSNEAVKGGAFYLLGNSTTILNSSFYDNNAIIGGAGYIDGKNSRIEDSIFDDNDARHDLRFPLSDVLKDITTAGGAIYIIGDNINVTSSNFTDNDAKAYNENVTRGGGAVYIEGNNANISSSYFSNNTALKGGAVFITGNHTQIYDTDFIENSVTNFTVMEGFGGAVYLEKAHDSDITRSNFINNTASINGGAIDWHEGATDGQIVDCVFENNTAGANAGAVFWFGTGGIIKGSNFTNNKANGTVACIMGNFGDGGAIMWTGSNGTVDDCNFINNTAAQRGGSVFLRGVEGRAICDNNTFKNSHFENNSAGTNGGAIDWYQGATNGAIENSTFEHNVANRSAGAVFWNGDTGKIVSSNFTNNYVTGTNINPDNNNTSNGGAIMWLGSNGLVDDCIFVNNTAPRLGGAVYLEASSFGSAENTTFSNSYFENNTAGINGGAINWHEGAKDGRIENSTFVNNTAKANGGAVFWFGNNGNIIGSNFTENKALGLVNGTHLDSGCGGAVIWTGSNGTVDNCNFINNNASKNGGAVYLRNLTANGCDNTTFSNSHFEDNTAGINGGAIDWYQGATNGRIENSTLVNNTARANGGAVYWYGNNGNIIGSNFTDNKALGEVNSTFNINTGCGGALIWTGSHGTVDGCNFVNNSAAQNGGAVFLRAVSSDICDNTTFSNSHFENNTAGINGGAIDWHKGARDGRIDNSTFVNNTAKANGGAVFWYGTDGTITGSNFTENKALGTAKGTYGRSGDGGAVIWTGSNGIVDDCNFANNSAANRGGAVFLDDINEGEGNNTTFSNSHFENNVAGTNGGAIDWHEGATNGRIENSTFENNTANRAGGAVYWNGLNGTIVGSNFTNNEATGLNKTDTGKGGDGGAVIWIGSNGLVDDCIFENNTASENGGAVHLEEYHNQCDNTTFKNSKFINNTAAKNGGAIDWNEGATNGAIINSTFEKNNATNGGAVSWTGHNGKIIDSNFTDNYASENGGAVLWSGINGEIDNSRFVNNTALNGGAIYLQNCAHGDKTNVTIKDSYFENNSAIDGGAINWHKGTNATIDNTEFVDNFANRGGAVFVNGTDGTIKNSNFTLNEAVLGGAVYANNEELTISESTFEENAAIQGGAVFMEAANNYIKYSNFTLNNATYTLRKVNTTGNNNKTKGGAVFINGTGNVIENSKFMNNTAVTEREYNNKTNNPSLSDDGFGGAVYVGANNAKITSSEFNDNKACNGSALYNDASGTDLTGDKFIKNQAWSYTLDVNATPNSTYYGHNITIEIANYTGGDNIINGIYNAKSVNDITFTNVNYLINDTETNVGTTSEAHPVSGVENSNDGALLYQDSLERYQTIVLEFISNETGKVVRTVSVKTDAYGNYTLNVTGFAPGNYTVKAYHPEDRNYKYIGDLTSFEILPYVDINITKTVDSYYTIVGNNVTFTVTVSNAGNASNASNIKVKDVIPRAANLELVKSTVTKGTFSQADWSWTIDKLANGTSETLTLVFKTTTLGKFNNTVNVICAEDEWNYTNNNASVLFEVVMLNLTINKTANVESIYVMENVTFTINVTNNAKVNATNVAVTDMVPKGFEYVKTNATGYNSKTGLLIIDLIKPGESYIFTLTLKAVTNGTLTNYVNVTCKENSTVKKANASVYVIPVVNLTVVKTTDFKNYIVGDTVVFTITVTNNGPSNATNIKIKDILEAEGLALLEGDLEQTIPFLANGTSKSITIKANITKMGDGNWTNEVNVTCDQNDTIKTANVTVHVYNVDLRIDKTANVTDVPVNGLINFTITVKNHSDKDAHNVIIMDTLNSVFEIIRGNNNITGSIFDNSWIVEVVPTLNAGESYSIWFVVKAKTNGTYENTAKVNCNEEKTPKYDTATVVVYPVVDLKVNKTSNVKVGENVTVSNNVVFTINVTNDGISNATGVKITDVVPEGFEFVSSSTDDYDNATGLLTIDLIKPGESYIFTITLKVIANGTLTNTVNVTCNENKTLISNSSSINAIPVILTVNKTANVTLVGNNTLVNFTITVNNTGIANATNINVTDVLPDGFVFVDASTGFTNKTQTVSWTIDKLNGGNVTKLWILARSTAVGNWSNVVNVTCKENKTVVNDKFNVTIGYTNITVKKTANVTVVGNNTLVKFTIVVNNTGIVNATGVVISDVLPNGFVLVGASDGNVTDGQKVSWTIDKLDIGDVKEFWIVARSNATGNWTNVVTSC, encoded by the coding sequence ATGAAAGGCAAAAAGTTAATCGTGATAATGGCTATAGTTATTCTTATGTTTACTATTCAGGCGTCTTGTGCGCTTGAAGATGATAATAACTTTAATTTAACACAAACTGTTGATATTGAAGATAATAAAGTTCAAATAGATGATTTGGGAAAAGAACTTGTTGTGTCTCAGGAAAATGTTTCCAATGAGGTTAGCGTGAGCTCTCAAAAAGAAGTTTCTAATGGCCGTGAGGTTTTAGGTGCTTCTGATGATGAAGAGTTGCAGGTTTCTAATGATAATGAAGTTTTAGGAAGACCTATTTATGTAACTGATAATACATTAAATGGACTTAAAAACGCAATTACTAGTGCTAATAATGGTGATTCTATTTTCTTGAATGGGTTAACCTATACTGGTTCATTTAGTACTCTAGATATTGGAAAAAGAATTACTATTTATGGAGGCAGTTCTCCGAATGATGACACAAGAGCAACTATAGATACTTCTAAATTTAATTATGCAAAAAATAGTAACAGATTTCTGATTTCAACATATCCTGTTACTTTAATTGGGATTAATTTTGTAAATCATCCTGTTTCTCCTACAACTGGAAATGAAGTGTATAGAGGTCATTTCCTGAGAGTTATGAGTGGACTTACAATGAAAAACTGTGATTTTATTAATATTGGTGTATTCCAAAAAAGTTATTTAATTGATTTTTCTGGTTTTAGTTATCCTACTAGAATTGATAATTGTCAGTTTATCAATAATTCTGCTTCTATTTTAATTGCTACTGGAAGCTCTACTTCATCTTTCACTGCAAATAATAACAGATTTATTAACAATTCCGGTACAATTAATGATGTAAATACAACTAATTCATTAGGTTTATGTATTAAGGTTCAGACTAGAGGATCAACATTTGACAATAATACATTTATCAATAACACTAATGCTGTGCACGGTGCTGCTTACTGTGTAAATGCTAAGGATGTTGTAATAACTAATAATCACATTGAAAACAATCAGGCATCTTATGGTGCAGGTATTGAATGTCATTTAGGTTATGTAACAGTAAGAAATACAACTTTCATAAATAATGAGGCTTCAGGATATAATGGTAATGCTCCTGGAAGAAGTGGTACTGGTGGTGCTATCGCATTTACTGGGCCATATAACTACCTGGATAATTGTACATTCATCAACAACACTGCTGAAAATTATGGTGGTGCAATGGATATTCATAGAGTAAATAAGGGTACTGAAGCACATTATACTACTGTTGTAAACAGCAGATTTGAAAATAATGTTGCTCAAAACAAGTTTGCTGGTGCAGTATATATTGAAGGTGATTATGCAACTATTGACGGATGTAACTTTACAAACAATTCCGCACCTACAGGTGGTGCTATTCAGTTAATAGGTAGTGATGCTCAGATAATTGATTCAAATTTCATTGAAAATGAAGCAATTACTGGTGGAGCATGTTATGTTAATGGTTATGGTGCAAATGTTATTGGTTCCAAATTTGAAAACAACAGGGCTACTCATGATTTGGATAGTTCAATTACAGATGATCCTTCCAAAATGACTTGCGGTGGTGCAATGTATGTTGAAAGTAATGATGTAAGTATAATTGACAGTTCTTTCAGTGATAATATAGCTCATGGTAATTTTTCCGATAATACTGGTTTAGGTGGTGCTTTATACATTTTAGGTCAAAATCCTAACTTCCATAATGATAACTTTACCAACAATGATGCTATTCGTGGTGGTGCAGTTTATATTGAAGGTAACAATATTGGCGCTAGTGTAATAAACCTTAACAACAACACTGCTATTGAAGGTGGTGCAGTATATATTAAGGGTAATGACATTAATCTTGACTATTTCAATGCTACTGCAAACAATGCTATTCAGGGTGGTGCTATCTATATTGAAGGTGAAAACACTGATGTAACTAATTCAATATTTGAGAACAATAACGTTACTCGTGATATTGATTTATCTAAAACAGGTGCTGAAAGCCTATTTACAATGGGTGGTGCTATCTATATTGAAGGTAATCATGTTAATATTTATGATAACAATACCTTTAGACGTAATATAGCTTATGGTACATCTAGTAATGGTGGTCTTGGTGGTGCTATTGCAGTAAATGGAAATAATACCAATATCTATGATGATAAATTTACTTTGAATGAAGCTACTCGTGGTGGTGCTATATATGTTAGAGGTACTAATGCTACTGTTAAAGACATGTATTTCACTACAAATAATGCTATTCAGGGTGGTGCTATCTATATTGAAGGTACTAATGCAAACATTACTCATAATACATTCTATGATAATAATGCTACACATGATTTATCATTCCCTCAGTCTAGTGAACTACAGAATTTACCTACTAAAGGTGGTGCAATATCTGTTAGTGGTGATTATGCTAATATAGTTGATAATAACTTCACATATAATGCTGCTATAACTCAAAATCCTACAGGAGGTCAAGGTGGTGCTATTGCTATTGATGGTTATCATACTAATATTTATGATAATATATTCGATGATAATGAAGCTATCGTGGGTGGTGCATTATATATCACAGGTACTAATACTACTATTGATTTAGTTAACTTTACTAGAAATAATGCTATTCAAGGTGGTGCTGTATATATTAGAGGAGTAAACACAACTGTTGTGAACTCTGAATTCATTAATAATAATGCAACACATAACTTGACTTACAGTTTAACTCCTGAGATATATTCCATACCAACTATTGGTGGAGCAATATCTGTTGAAGGTAATAACACAGTACTGAAAGACATTAACTTTTATAACAATACTGCTATTGGAATTCATTTGGATGGTGGTTATGGAGGTGCTGCTTCATTAAATGGTTATGATACTGAAATAATCGATGTATTTTTCGATGGAAACCAGGCAATTCGTGGTGGTGCTGTATATGTTAACGGTACTCTAAATACCTTAAATGATACTGACTTTATCAATAATGCTGCAATTCGTGGTGGTGCTGTATATAATAGCGCATCAAGTACTACTATTGTAAATTCAAAATACATCAACAATACTGCAACTCATGACTTAAGGTTTAAAGTTAATGATGTATTATATAATTTAACTACTATGGGTGGTGCTGTTGCAATTAGAGGATTTTCAGTTAATGCAACAACATGTGAATTCATTAACAATACTGCTATTGGAATATTCGAAAATGGTGGTCTTGGTGGTGCGATTGCTGTAAATGGATCAGACAATTATATCTTTAATTCCACATTCAAATCTAATGAAGCTGTAAAAGGTGGTGCTTTTTATCTACTTGGTAATTCCACAACCATTTTAAATTCAAGCTTCTATGACAATAATGCTATTATTGGTGGGGCAGGATATATTGATGGTAAAAACAGCCGTATTGAAGATTCAATATTTGATGACAATGACGCAAGACATGACTTAAGGTTCCCTTTATCAGATGTATTAAAAGATATAACTACTGCAGGTGGTGCTATTTACATTATTGGGGATAATATTAATGTAACTTCAAGTAATTTCACCGACAACGATGCAAAAGCATACAATGAAAATGTAACTCGTGGAGGTGGAGCAGTTTACATTGAAGGAAACAACGCAAATATTTCCAGTTCATACTTCTCAAACAACACTGCTTTAAAAGGTGGAGCTGTATTTATCACAGGTAACCATACTCAAATATACGACACTGACTTTATTGAAAATTCTGTAACTAACTTTACTGTTATGGAAGGATTTGGTGGTGCAGTATATTTGGAAAAAGCACATGACAGTGATATTACCAGATCTAACTTCATAAATAACACTGCTTCAATAAATGGTGGTGCAATTGACTGGCACGAAGGTGCAACTGACGGTCAAATTGTAGATTGTGTATTTGAAAACAATACTGCCGGAGCAAATGCGGGTGCGGTATTCTGGTTTGGTACAGGAGGTATTATTAAAGGTTCCAATTTCACAAACAACAAAGCTAACGGAACTGTTGCTTGTATAATGGGTAACTTCGGAGACGGAGGAGCTATCATGTGGACAGGTTCTAACGGTACTGTGGATGACTGTAACTTTATAAATAATACTGCTGCCCAACGTGGTGGTTCTGTATTCCTCAGAGGTGTAGAAGGTCGTGCAATATGTGATAACAATACATTTAAAAACTCACACTTTGAGAATAACTCTGCAGGAACCAATGGTGGTGCAATTGACTGGTATCAAGGAGCTACCAATGGTGCTATAGAAAATTCAACATTTGAACATAACGTTGCTAACAGATCTGCAGGTGCGGTATTCTGGAACGGTGATACTGGTAAAATTGTAAGTTCCAATTTCACAAACAACTATGTTACTGGTACCAATATAAATCCTGATAACAATAATACCAGTAATGGTGGTGCAATCATGTGGTTAGGTTCTAACGGTCTTGTAGATGATTGTATCTTTGTAAATAACACTGCTCCAAGATTAGGAGGTGCAGTTTATTTGGAAGCTTCAAGTTTCGGAAGTGCTGAAAATACTACATTCAGTAATTCTTACTTTGAAAACAATACTGCTGGTATTAACGGTGGTGCTATTAACTGGCACGAAGGTGCTAAAGACGGTAGAATTGAAAACTCAACATTTGTAAACAACACTGCAAAAGCTAATGGTGGTGCTGTATTCTGGTTTGGTAATAACGGTAACATTATAGGTTCCAATTTCACTGAAAATAAAGCATTAGGATTAGTCAACGGAACTCACTTAGATTCCGGTTGTGGTGGTGCTGTTATTTGGACTGGTTCCAACGGTACAGTTGATAATTGTAACTTTATCAATAACAATGCTTCCAAAAACGGAGGTGCAGTATACTTACGTAATTTAACTGCAAATGGATGTGATAATACAACATTCAGCAATTCTCACTTTGAGGATAATACTGCTGGTATTAACGGTGGTGCTATTGACTGGTATCAAGGAGCTACCAACGGTAGAATCGAAAACTCTACTTTGGTTAACAATACTGCTCGTGCTAACGGTGGTGCTGTATACTGGTATGGAAATAATGGTAACATTATAGGTTCCAACTTCACTGATAACAAAGCATTAGGTGAAGTCAACAGTACATTTAACATAAATACCGGTTGCGGTGGTGCACTTATTTGGACTGGTTCCCATGGTACTGTTGATGGCTGTAACTTTGTGAATAACTCTGCTGCTCAAAACGGTGGTGCTGTATTTTTACGTGCAGTATCTTCAGATATTTGTGATAATACTACATTCAGTAATTCTCACTTTGAAAATAACACTGCTGGTATTAACGGTGGTGCTATTGACTGGCATAAAGGTGCTAGAGATGGTAGAATTGACAATTCAACATTTGTAAACAACACTGCAAAAGCTAATGGTGGTGCTGTATTCTGGTATGGTACTGATGGTACAATCACAGGCTCCAACTTCACAGAAAACAAAGCTTTAGGTACTGCTAAAGGTACTTATGGACGTTCAGGTGATGGTGGTGCTGTTATTTGGACCGGTTCCAACGGTATTGTAGATGACTGTAACTTTGCAAACAACTCAGCTGCAAATCGTGGTGGAGCTGTATTCCTTGATGATATCAACGAAGGTGAAGGTAATAATACTACATTCAGTAATTCTCACTTCGAAAACAATGTAGCTGGAACAAACGGTGGTGCTATTGACTGGCATGAAGGTGCTACAAATGGTAGAATCGAAAATTCAACATTTGAAAACAACACTGCGAACAGAGCAGGTGGAGCTGTATACTGGAATGGTTTAAACGGTACAATTGTAGGTTCTAACTTCACAAATAACGAAGCTACCGGTTTAAATAAAACCGATACTGGAAAAGGCGGTGACGGTGGTGCTGTTATTTGGATTGGATCTAACGGTTTAGTGGATGATTGTATATTCGAAAACAATACTGCTAGTGAAAACGGTGGTGCTGTACACTTAGAGGAATATCACAATCAATGTGACAATACAACATTTAAAAACTCCAAATTCATTAATAACACTGCTGCTAAAAACGGTGGTGCTATTGACTGGAATGAAGGAGCAACCAATGGTGCAATAATTAATTCCACATTTGAGAAAAATAATGCAACCAATGGAGGAGCTGTATCATGGACAGGACATAACGGTAAAATTATAGATTCTAATTTCACTGACAATTATGCTTCTGAAAATGGTGGTGCTGTTCTTTGGTCAGGAATTAACGGTGAAATCGATAACTCAAGATTTGTGAATAACACTGCTTTAAACGGTGGTGCTATATACTTACAGAACTGTGCTCATGGTGATAAGACTAACGTTACAATTAAAGATTCTTACTTTGAAAATAACTCAGCTATTGATGGTGGTGCTATTAATTGGCATAAAGGTACCAATGCAACTATAGATAACACTGAATTTGTAGACAACTTTGCAAATCGCGGTGGAGCTGTATTTGTAAATGGTACAGACGGAACCATTAAAAATTCAAACTTCACATTAAACGAAGCTGTATTAGGTGGTGCTGTATATGCTAATAATGAAGAATTAACTATTTCAGAGTCTACTTTTGAAGAAAATGCAGCTATTCAGGGTGGTGCAGTATTCATGGAAGCAGCGAATAATTACATTAAATATTCAAACTTCACATTAAACAATGCTACATACACTTTAAGAAAAGTAAACACTACTGGAAACAATAATAAAACAAAAGGTGGTGCAGTATTTATCAACGGAACTGGCAATGTCATAGAAAATTCCAAATTCATGAATAACACTGCAGTTACTGAACGTGAATACAACAACAAAACCAATAATCCTTCATTATCAGATGATGGATTTGGTGGTGCTGTATATGTTGGTGCAAATAATGCAAAAATAACCTCAAGTGAATTCAACGATAACAAAGCATGTAACGGATCAGCTTTATACAATGATGCATCAGGCACTGATTTAACCGGTGACAAATTCATCAAAAACCAGGCTTGGTCATACACTTTAGATGTAAATGCTACTCCAAACAGTACTTACTATGGACATAACATTACTATTGAAATAGCAAACTACACTGGAGGAGACAACATCATAAACGGTATTTACAATGCTAAATCAGTTAATGATATTACATTTACTAATGTAAACTATCTTATCAATGATACTGAAACTAACGTTGGAACTACTAGTGAAGCACATCCTGTTTCTGGTGTTGAAAACAGTAATGATGGTGCTTTATTATATCAAGATTCTCTTGAAAGATACCAGACTATTGTTTTAGAATTCATCAGCAACGAAACCGGAAAAGTTGTACGTACTGTATCTGTAAAAACTGATGCATATGGTAATTACACATTAAATGTAACTGGCTTTGCACCAGGAAACTACACAGTTAAAGCATACCACCCAGAAGATAGGAACTACAAATACATCGGTGATTTAACTTCATTTGAGATTTTACCTTATGTGGACATAAACATTACAAAAACAGTTGACAGTTATTACACAATTGTTGGAAATAATGTGACTTTCACAGTTACTGTAAGTAATGCAGGTAATGCTTCAAATGCTTCAAACATTAAAGTCAAGGATGTTATTCCTAGAGCTGCAAACTTGGAATTAGTAAAATCAACTGTAACTAAAGGTACATTCTCACAGGCAGATTGGTCATGGACTATAGATAAATTAGCTAACGGTACAAGTGAAACTTTAACTTTAGTATTTAAAACTACCACTTTAGGTAAATTTAACAATACTGTTAATGTAATCTGTGCTGAAGATGAATGGAATTATACCAATAACAATGCTTCTGTATTATTTGAAGTTGTTATGCTTAATTTAACTATTAACAAAACAGCAAATGTTGAAAGTATTTATGTAATGGAAAACGTTACATTCACAATCAATGTTACAAATAATGCTAAAGTAAACGCAACCAATGTTGCTGTAACTGATATGGTTCCAAAAGGATTTGAATATGTCAAAACTAATGCAACCGGTTATAACAGTAAAACTGGTTTATTAATTATTGATTTAATCAAACCTGGCGAATCTTATATATTTACACTTACCCTTAAAGCTGTAACTAACGGTACTTTAACAAATTATGTCAATGTGACATGTAAGGAAAACAGTACTGTTAAAAAAGCAAATGCAAGTGTTTATGTGATTCCTGTAGTTAATTTAACTGTTGTTAAAACCACTGACTTCAAGAATTATATTGTCGGAGATACTGTTGTATTTACAATTACTGTAACCAACAACGGACCTTCAAATGCTACAAATATCAAAATTAAAGATATACTTGAAGCTGAAGGTTTAGCATTGCTTGAAGGCGATTTAGAACAAACTATTCCGTTCTTAGCAAACGGTACATCTAAATCTATTACAATTAAAGCAAACATTACTAAAATGGGTGACGGTAATTGGACTAATGAAGTAAATGTGACCTGTGATCAAAATGACACAATTAAAACAGCTAATGTTACTGTACATGTTTACAATGTGGATTTAAGAATCGATAAAACTGCAAATGTTACTGATGTTCCTGTAAACGGTTTAATTAACTTCACAATAACTGTTAAAAATCATAGTGATAAGGATGCTCATAATGTTATTATAATGGATACATTAAATAGTGTATTTGAAATAATTCGCGGCAATAATAATATCACTGGTTCAATATTTGACAACAGTTGGATTGTTGAAGTAGTACCTACATTAAACGCTGGAGAATCTTATTCAATATGGTTTGTTGTAAAGGCAAAAACCAATGGAACATATGAAAATACTGCAAAAGTTAACTGTAATGAGGAAAAAACACCGAAATATGATACTGCAACTGTTGTTGTTTATCCTGTTGTGGACTTGAAAGTTAACAAAACTTCCAATGTCAAAGTGGGTGAAAACGTTACTGTAAGCAATAATGTTGTATTTACTATCAATGTAACAAATGACGGAATCTCCAATGCTACTGGTGTTAAAATTACAGATGTCGTTCCTGAAGGATTTGAATTTGTAAGTTCAAGTACTGATGATTATGATAATGCTACCGGTTTATTAACTATCGATTTAATCAAACCTGGTGAATCATACATATTTACAATTACCTTAAAAGTCATTGCTAATGGTACTTTAACTAATACTGTTAATGTTACCTGTAATGAAAATAAAACACTAATAAGTAACAGTTCATCAATTAATGCTATTCCTGTCATATTAACTGTTAATAAAACTGCTAATGTAACTTTAGTTGGAAATAATACTCTTGTTAACTTTACAATTACTGTAAATAACACTGGTATTGCAAATGCAACTAATATTAACGTTACTGATGTTTTACCTGATGGATTTGTATTTGTAGATGCAAGTACTGGTTTCACAAATAAAACTCAGACAGTTAGCTGGACTATTGATAAGTTAAACGGAGGAAACGTAACTAAATTATGGATTCTTGCAAGATCAACTGCTGTAGGCAACTGGTCAAATGTGGTAAATGTAACTTGTAAAGAAAATAAAACTGTAGTTAACGACAAATTCAATGTAACAATCGGATATACCAATATAACTGTTAAAAAGACTGCTAATGTTACTGTAGTAGGTAATAATACTCTGGTTAAATTTACTATTGTTGTAAATAACACAGGTATTGTAAACGCTACTGGTGTGGTTATCAGTGATGTATTGCCTAATGGATTTGTGCTTGTTGGTGCAAGTGATGGTAATGTTACTGATGGTCAGAAAGTTAGCTGGACTATTGATAAGTTAGATATTGGTGATGTTAAAGAGTTCTGGATTGTTGCTAGGTCTAATGCTACTGGTAATTGGACTAATGTTGTGACGTCCTGTTGA
- a CDS encoding CARDB domain-containing protein codes for MVNLTVNKTVDVTVIYVNDEVTFTVNVTNNGPSNATGVKCYS; via the coding sequence GTGGTTAATTTAACAGTTAATAAGACTGTTGATGTGACTGTAATTTATGTTAACGATGAAGTTACTTTCACTGTTAATGTGACTAATAATGGTCCTTCTAATGCTACTGGTGTGAAATGTTATTCCTAG